The following proteins come from a genomic window of Brevibacillus antibioticus:
- a CDS encoding histidine phosphatase family protein — protein sequence MKLIWIRHGETDSNREQRYLGHSDVPLNERGYLHASDLAKELPVLIGRPAAIYSSDLLRCMQTAEPLAAAWGLSVISEPALRELSFGEWELMTYDELMLSDPVRATRWYDDPFRNRPPHGESLEELGMRVDRWLRSLLQRASKEEASDTVVIVTHGGVIRWFQAVWLQNNPDRYWQVDGVKHGKALVAECLGVEGQSWMLQPLESKRGTT from the coding sequence ATGAAGCTGATTTGGATACGTCACGGGGAGACAGACAGCAATCGTGAGCAGCGATATTTGGGGCATAGCGACGTTCCTTTGAATGAGCGCGGGTATCTGCACGCGAGTGATTTGGCCAAGGAATTACCAGTGCTCATCGGGCGACCCGCTGCGATTTACTCGAGCGACCTGCTCAGATGCATGCAGACTGCCGAACCACTCGCAGCTGCTTGGGGGCTATCGGTTATTTCGGAGCCAGCACTCCGAGAGCTGTCTTTTGGCGAGTGGGAGCTGATGACCTACGACGAGCTGATGCTGTCGGACCCTGTGCGAGCCACAAGGTGGTACGACGATCCTTTTCGAAATCGGCCTCCACATGGGGAGAGTCTGGAAGAGCTGGGGATGCGCGTGGATCGTTGGCTACGTTCTTTGTTGCAGAGAGCGAGCAAGGAGGAGGCATCCGATACAGTCGTCATCGTCACACATGGTGGTGTAATCCGCTGGTTCCAGGCCGTGTGGCTCCAAAACAATCCTGATCGATATTGGCAGGTCGATGGCGTTAAGCATGGGAAGGCTCTGGTAGCGGAATGCTTGGGCGTGGAAGGGCAGAGCTGGATGCTACAACCGCTAGAGAGTAAGAGAGGGACAACATGA
- the cobS gene encoding adenosylcobinamide-GDP ribazoletransferase yields MNAFLHAISFFTRIPVPWLRPSEEAWRKSVNWYPAVGLIIGLLLWGVHQAGLVLFSPWIAAILTLVAWVYVTGGLHMDGWMDLADGLGSSRPREQILTIMKDSRVGAMGVLAAIMLLLIKAGGVAELAHPGWGSFLIVAPVAARTHVLLSIKLWPYLSADKGIGKGISAGLSVSSIIVSYIIMFVAGWYLGGLQVMTAIFLSLLFALWFSRSVAKKLGGLNGDCYGAVIESGEAVVLLVLVGSWWL; encoded by the coding sequence ATGAATGCATTTTTACACGCGATCTCGTTTTTTACGCGTATTCCGGTTCCGTGGCTTCGTCCTTCCGAGGAGGCGTGGAGAAAAAGCGTCAACTGGTATCCCGCAGTTGGTTTGATCATCGGTTTATTGTTATGGGGTGTGCATCAGGCAGGACTGGTGTTGTTTAGTCCATGGATCGCCGCTATTTTGACGCTGGTCGCATGGGTATACGTGACTGGTGGTCTTCATATGGATGGGTGGATGGATCTCGCGGACGGTCTTGGCAGCAGCAGACCGAGAGAGCAAATCCTTACGATTATGAAGGACAGCCGCGTAGGTGCGATGGGCGTGCTTGCTGCGATTATGCTGTTGCTGATCAAGGCGGGTGGAGTCGCAGAGCTCGCACATCCGGGATGGGGCAGCTTTTTGATCGTAGCGCCAGTAGCAGCGCGGACCCATGTGCTTTTGTCGATCAAGCTCTGGCCGTATCTTTCGGCGGACAAAGGAATCGGAAAAGGCATCAGTGCCGGGCTTTCCGTATCCTCTATCATCGTGAGCTACATCATCATGTTTGTCGCAGGATGGTATCTTGGAGGCTTGCAGGTCATGACAGCTATTTTCCTGTCGCTATTGTTCGCTCTATGGTTTTCACGCTCGGTTGCAAAAAAACTGGGTGGTTTAAATGGAGACTGTTACGGGGCTGTTATTGAAAGCGGTGAAGCGGTCGTTCTCTTGGTGTTAGTCGGGAGCTGGTGGTTATGA